The proteins below come from a single Leptotrichia sp. oral taxon 223 genomic window:
- a CDS encoding AAA family ATPase codes for MKIKNLHIKEFKGLRDISINFEKNDELLDLLVLAGSNGSGKTRVLESILKYFQDYLDYKQNNIEVGIFYEEKEKNCISNVQNFFYGLKNFSYHEVNNPLYEIHIEIKNKLDILPKIIYVPTEINFQKMNVASTTLVQEYKFINIVNTNLIKDIPSYIATKMISAMLKNKNEKVGDVQKKVFNEINEIFENLSIDVKVEDISQDGRNITLFTNSSGDEFDINELSSGEKQLFLRTLAIKMLNPENSIILIDEPELSLHPRWQQRIVDVYRKIGKNNQIIIATHSPHILGSVKKENIMLLDKDDEGKIVVKTGDELYDSYGQPTERILEDIMGLKTTRNQEIFDKLEKIREMVNEDKYETDDFKKEYGDLKEILGTMDEDIMLIDMEIQIRRKGLKNVKNK; via the coding sequence ATGAAAATAAAAAATCTTCATATAAAAGAATTTAAAGGATTGAGAGATATATCTATAAATTTTGAAAAAAATGATGAACTGTTAGATTTATTAGTTTTAGCAGGTTCAAATGGAAGTGGAAAAACTAGAGTTTTGGAAAGTATTTTAAAATATTTTCAAGATTATCTTGATTATAAACAGAATAATATTGAAGTAGGAATATTTTATGAAGAAAAAGAAAAAAATTGTATAAGTAATGTTCAAAATTTTTTTTACGGATTAAAAAATTTTAGTTATCATGAAGTTAATAATCCATTATATGAAATACATATTGAAATAAAAAATAAATTAGATATTTTACCTAAAATAATTTATGTTCCAACAGAAATAAATTTTCAAAAAATGAATGTAGCTTCGACTACTTTAGTTCAAGAATATAAATTTATTAATATTGTGAATACAAATTTAATAAAAGATATTCCGTCTTACATAGCTACAAAAATGATTTCAGCAATGCTCAAAAATAAAAATGAAAAAGTTGGAGACGTACAAAAAAAAGTTTTTAATGAAATAAATGAAATATTTGAAAATTTAAGTATAGATGTAAAAGTTGAAGATATTTCACAAGATGGTAGAAATATTACACTTTTCACAAATTCTTCAGGAGATGAATTTGATATAAACGAATTATCGTCTGGTGAAAAACAGTTATTTTTACGGACTTTGGCTATAAAAATGTTAAATCCTGAAAATTCAATTATTTTGATCGATGAGCCAGAACTTTCATTGCATCCGAGATGGCAGCAAAGAATTGTCGATGTTTATAGAAAAATTGGAAAAAACAATCAGATAATTATTGCAACACATTCGCCACATATTTTAGGAAGTGTGAAAAAAGAAAATATTATGTTGCTGGATAAGGATGATGAAGGGAAAATTGTGGTTAAAACTGGGGATGAATTGTATGATTCTTATGGACAGCCGACAGAGAGAATATTAGAAGATATAATGGGGCTTAAAACAACTAGAAATCAGGAAATATTTGATAAATTGGAAAAAATTAGAGAAATGGTTAATGAGGATAAGTATGAAACTGATGATTTTAAAAAAGAATATGGTGATTTAAAGGAAATATTGGGGACAATGGACGAGGACATTATGCTTATAGATATGGAAATTCAAATCAGAAGGAAAGGGTTGAAGAATGTTAAAAATAAATAA
- a CDS encoding retron system putative HNH endonuclease, translating into MLKINKTSEPNFLKEFKKKEKPKNWKDFDFEIKKELKNYMLENEQKIGNNSYCPYCERKIIASKNSQIEHIKPKDRFPELFLDYKNFITGCLNIESCGSKKSNKWSDLFINPVIDNPEKYFSYNRMTGEIIPRKDISEKELEKVEYTIKILNLNGDKRLLKGRKSVIKMIENYQKTYDDEILREISEDLDFPTLRNFLIESFK; encoded by the coding sequence ATGTTAAAAATAAATAAAACTTCAGAGCCAAACTTTTTGAAAGAATTTAAGAAAAAAGAAAAACCAAAAAATTGGAAAGATTTTGATTTTGAAATAAAAAAAGAATTAAAAAATTATATGTTGGAAAATGAACAGAAAATCGGAAATAATAGTTATTGTCCTTATTGTGAAAGAAAAATAATTGCAAGTAAAAATAGTCAGATAGAACATATTAAACCTAAAGATAGATTTCCAGAATTATTTTTGGATTATAAAAATTTTATTACAGGATGTCTTAATATTGAGAGCTGTGGCTCAAAGAAAAGCAACAAATGGAGCGATTTGTTTATAAATCCAGTAATTGACAATCCAGAGAAATATTTTTCATATAACAGAATGACGGGAGAAATAATTCCAAGAAAAGATATTTCAGAAAAAGAATTGGAAAAAGTTGAGTACACGATTAAAATATTGAATTTGAATGGTGATAAAAGATTGTTAAAGGGAAGAAAAAGTGTAATAAAAATGATTGAGAATTATCAAAAAACTTACGATGATGAAATATTGAGAGAAATATCTGAAGATTTAGATTTTCCAACATTGAGAAATTTTTTAATTGAGAGTTTTAAATAA
- the cysS gene encoding cysteine--tRNA ligase, translated as MKLYNTMTNKVEEFKTIEENKVKMYVCGPTVYNYIHLGNARPIVVFDTLARYFKYKGMEVNYVQNFTDVDDKIINKSIEEGISASEVSEKYIKCFFEDINRLNILESVKRPKVTENMAEIIEIIQKLIDNGFAYEKDGDVYFEVKKYKDYGKLSNQKIEELELGARIDVSEIKKNPVDFALWKKKKDGEPFWESPWGQGRPGWHIECSAMAKKYLGDTFDIHGGGQDLVFPHHENEIAQSKCAYHGNFANYWLHNGFIQINGDKMSKSLGNFFLLREILEKFSGNVVRLFILSTHYRKPINFSFENMEDTKKALQNIIKSMNKFENIVEKYKNEKIENVKISEFSQRIDEFNKKFEEAMDEDMNTPQALATIFDQIRETNKFISTNENEFSTIYYEIKKSYDSLKKKIENVFGIALEAENAVKEEDGENMELTKKLIELLIKLRSEARSEKNFKLSDEIRDELKALGVEIKDNKDGSTDYNLL; from the coding sequence ATGAAACTTTACAACACAATGACGAATAAAGTCGAAGAATTTAAGACAATAGAAGAAAATAAGGTAAAAATGTATGTTTGTGGGCCTACGGTTTATAACTACATACATTTGGGAAATGCACGTCCGATTGTGGTTTTTGATACGTTGGCACGATATTTTAAATATAAAGGGATGGAAGTTAATTACGTACAGAATTTTACGGATGTGGATGATAAGATTATAAATAAATCAATTGAAGAAGGAATTTCTGCAAGTGAAGTTTCAGAAAAATATATAAAGTGTTTTTTTGAAGATATTAACAGGCTAAATATTCTTGAGAGTGTGAAAAGACCTAAGGTTACTGAGAATATGGCAGAAATTATTGAGATTATTCAAAAATTAATTGATAATGGGTTTGCTTATGAGAAAGACGGGGATGTTTATTTTGAGGTGAAAAAATATAAGGATTATGGGAAATTGTCAAATCAGAAAATTGAGGAGCTGGAACTTGGGGCTAGGATTGATGTGTCAGAAATTAAGAAAAATCCAGTAGACTTTGCACTTTGGAAGAAAAAGAAGGATGGAGAGCCGTTTTGGGAATCGCCTTGGGGACAGGGGCGTCCTGGATGGCATATAGAATGTAGTGCCATGGCAAAAAAATATCTTGGGGATACATTTGATATTCACGGCGGTGGACAGGATTTAGTTTTTCCGCATCACGAAAATGAGATTGCCCAAAGCAAGTGTGCTTATCACGGAAACTTTGCAAATTACTGGCTTCACAACGGATTTATTCAGATAAATGGTGACAAGATGTCAAAATCGCTAGGAAATTTCTTTTTGCTTCGTGAAATACTTGAAAAATTCTCTGGGAATGTAGTAAGGCTTTTTATTCTAAGTACGCATTACAGAAAGCCAATTAACTTTTCATTTGAGAATATGGAGGATACGAAAAAAGCGTTGCAAAATATTATAAAATCAATGAATAAATTTGAGAATATTGTTGAAAAATATAAAAATGAAAAAATAGAAAATGTTAAAATTTCAGAATTTTCTCAAAGAATTGATGAATTTAATAAAAAATTTGAAGAGGCAATGGATGAGGATATGAACACACCGCAAGCACTAGCGACTATTTTTGATCAGATTAGGGAAACAAATAAATTTATTTCCACAAATGAAAATGAGTTTTCCACAATTTATTATGAAATAAAAAAATCTTACGATTCTTTGAAGAAGAAAATAGAAAATGTATTTGGAATAGCACTTGAAGCGGAAAATGCTGTGAAGGAGGAAGATGGAGAGAATATGGAATTGACAAAAAAATTAATTGAATTGTTGATAAAATTACGAAGTGAGGCAAGAAGCGAGAAAAATTTCAAGTTATCTGATGAAATTCGGGATGAATTGAAGGCACTTGGGGTAGAAATTAAGGATAATAAGGATGGAAGTACAGATTATAATTTATTGTAA
- the coaBC gene encoding bifunctional phosphopantothenoylcysteine decarboxylase/phosphopantothenate--cysteine ligase CoaBC, protein MKNILVGVTGGIAAYKSAGIVSLLKKKGYNVKVVMTENATKIIGPLTLETLSRNRIYVDMWDSNPHYEVEHISLANWADVVLIAPATYNIIGKVANGIADDMLTTILSAVSVRKPVFFALAMNVNMYENPILKENINKLKSFGYRFIDAEEGLLACNYSAKGRMSEPEDIVDEIERYSIFSKIENFDTALKGKQILITSGRTKENIDPVRYLSNNSSGKMGYSLAQAAADLGAEVTLISGPTDLKVPNGLENFISVESALEMYEKVKEYFEDTDIFIACAAVADYRAKGYKNEKIKKSDSDLVIELVRNPDILLEMSRKKEKQLLVGFAAETNDIRENALKKLEKKNLDIIVANNASVMGSDENVIEIIKKDRTSVEISQKSKVELAYDILREVIFELKKR, encoded by the coding sequence ATGAAAAATATTTTAGTAGGAGTTACAGGGGGAATTGCGGCATATAAATCAGCTGGGATTGTATCGCTTTTGAAAAAGAAAGGATATAATGTGAAAGTTGTGATGACTGAAAATGCTACAAAAATCATTGGACCTTTGACTCTTGAAACTTTATCAAGAAATAGGATTTATGTGGATATGTGGGATAGTAATCCGCATTATGAGGTGGAGCATATTTCACTTGCGAATTGGGCGGATGTGGTTTTGATTGCACCTGCGACTTATAATATAATTGGGAAAGTGGCAAATGGGATTGCAGATGATATGCTTACGACGATCCTTTCTGCTGTTTCGGTAAGAAAGCCAGTATTTTTTGCTTTGGCAATGAATGTGAATATGTATGAAAATCCGATTTTAAAAGAAAATATTAATAAGCTGAAATCTTTTGGATATAGGTTTATTGATGCAGAAGAAGGCTTGCTTGCCTGCAATTATAGTGCGAAGGGGAGAATGAGCGAGCCAGAAGATATTGTCGATGAAATAGAAAGATACAGTATTTTTTCAAAAATAGAAAATTTTGATACTGCATTAAAAGGCAAACAAATTCTTATAACAAGCGGACGAACAAAGGAAAATATTGATCCTGTCAGATATTTGTCAAATAATTCAAGTGGGAAAATGGGGTATTCACTTGCTCAGGCAGCTGCTGATTTAGGAGCAGAAGTAACATTAATTAGCGGGCCTACGGATTTGAAAGTTCCAAATGGGCTTGAAAACTTTATTTCTGTAGAATCAGCACTTGAAATGTATGAAAAAGTGAAAGAATATTTTGAAGATACTGATATTTTTATAGCTTGTGCCGCAGTTGCTGATTATAGAGCGAAGGGATACAAAAACGAAAAAATAAAGAAATCTGATTCAGATTTGGTTATAGAATTAGTTAGAAACCCTGATATTTTGCTAGAGATGAGCAGGAAGAAGGAAAAACAGCTATTAGTTGGATTTGCGGCAGAAACTAACGATATAAGGGAAAATGCCTTGAAAAAGCTGGAAAAGAAAAATTTGGATATTATAGTGGCAAATAATGCGTCTGTAATGGGCAGCGATGAAAATGTGATTGAGATTATTAAAAAAGATAGGACTTCGGTGGAAATTAGTCAGAAAAGTAAGGTGGAGCTGGCTTATGATATTTTGAGAGAAGTTATTTTTGAGTTGAAAAAGAGATAA
- a CDS encoding M23 family metallopeptidase — MENENKNVDEILDEKKEEKAGKENPKSGKKTGVILGITALLILGIIIFGMIFNRKNVNSGNNVVNEEEDDKIFRIDPIKNPQVTYYNFRGEVYPDWAKFGLTRSNGARGHQGIDIFALPGTDVYAVLDGKIVDMYVDKTGYGLNFYLEVNPKELEKIKRKNYKPKESAREWAYSPNYDPNTMQIKYIRYCHLSEVNVKIGDTVKAGQVIAKSGTTGNASGTHAPHLHFEIAFEMRGKGLINRVDPEMYFKIKNGDKMTKQEIKAQTEAAKTEWFETKGYDAGFRDKSIFVEKKENPDGSKMGKNMNKVGNLKSKKIRKK; from the coding sequence ATGGAAAATGAAAATAAAAACGTAGATGAGATTTTGGATGAAAAAAAAGAAGAAAAAGCAGGAAAGGAAAATCCAAAATCTGGCAAGAAAACAGGGGTAATTTTGGGGATAACGGCTTTATTAATTTTAGGAATTATAATTTTTGGAATGATATTTAACAGGAAAAATGTTAATTCTGGAAATAATGTCGTGAATGAAGAAGAGGATGATAAGATTTTCAGGATTGATCCGATAAAGAATCCGCAAGTTACCTATTATAATTTTCGTGGGGAAGTTTATCCTGACTGGGCTAAATTTGGGCTGACTCGAAGCAATGGAGCGAGAGGTCATCAAGGAATTGATATTTTTGCGTTGCCAGGAACGGATGTTTATGCTGTGCTGGATGGGAAAATTGTGGATATGTATGTGGATAAAACAGGGTATGGATTAAATTTTTACTTGGAAGTTAATCCAAAGGAACTTGAAAAAATAAAAAGAAAAAATTACAAGCCTAAAGAAAGTGCAAGAGAATGGGCATACAGCCCAAATTATGATCCGAATACAATGCAAATAAAATACATCAGATATTGCCATTTAAGTGAAGTGAATGTAAAAATCGGAGATACAGTAAAGGCTGGACAAGTAATAGCTAAATCAGGTACAACTGGAAATGCAAGTGGAACACATGCTCCTCATCTACATTTTGAGATAGCTTTTGAAATGAGAGGAAAAGGACTTATAAACAGAGTTGATCCAGAAATGTACTTTAAAATAAAAAATGGGGATAAAATGACGAAACAAGAGATAAAAGCTCAAACTGAAGCGGCTAAAACAGAGTGGTTTGAAACAAAGGGCTATGATGCCGGCTTTAGAGATAAGAGCATATTTGTAGAAAAAAAGGAGAATCCAGATGGAAGTAAGATGGGAAAAAATATGAATAAAGTTGGCAATTTAAAAAGTAAGAAAATTAGAAAAAAATAA
- a CDS encoding suppressor of fused domain protein encodes MELFNKLFKKENEKENDAETVSEEINIDGWDAITETFNKLYPDQKNPLHYAAMIKWRFGGNDPLDGISIYDGGDYWHFVTYGLSELHEKVSENAEYSGYGMEFTLKLKKDNYADEEAELKGICGILQTIARATFSSGEIFRPYEYLYTGQTEGMDVNKKSNITGFITIPDEKAGIIDTVNGKVEFIQFIGVTDNELKAIQNKETTVKELYEKLNSDVTNYSRKSVF; translated from the coding sequence ATGGAATTATTTAATAAATTATTTAAGAAAGAAAATGAAAAAGAGAATGATGCTGAAACAGTTTCTGAAGAAATAAATATAGATGGCTGGGATGCTATTACAGAAACTTTTAATAAACTTTATCCAGACCAGAAAAATCCATTGCATTATGCGGCAATGATAAAATGGAGATTTGGTGGAAATGATCCTTTGGATGGTATTAGTATTTATGATGGAGGAGATTATTGGCACTTTGTTACTTATGGATTGTCTGAACTGCATGAAAAAGTAAGTGAAAATGCAGAATATAGCGGTTATGGAATGGAATTTACATTAAAATTAAAAAAAGATAATTATGCTGATGAGGAAGCTGAATTAAAGGGAATTTGTGGAATTTTGCAAACAATTGCAAGAGCGACATTTTCTAGTGGAGAAATATTTAGACCGTATGAATATTTATACACAGGGCAAACGGAAGGAATGGATGTAAATAAAAAATCAAATATTACAGGATTTATTACTATTCCTGATGAAAAAGCTGGAATAATTGATACAGTTAACGGAAAAGTGGAATTTATACAATTTATCGGAGTAACTGATAATGAACTGAAAGCAATTCAAAATAAAGAGACAACTGTTAAAGAATTATATGAAAAATTAAACAGCGATGTAACAAACTATAGTAGAAAATCAGTATTTTAA
- a CDS encoding thioredoxin family protein, whose protein sequence is MALLDNNIVEQLKGYFDKINGNIELVAFLNNSEKSAELDSFLQEVDAISGKVNYVKKSFDNDKADLEKANLTRPTSFTILKDGENTGINFSGIPGGHEFNSFILAVLGLAGLGKKLEGEQLSKVESVNKPVNIETFVSLSCTHCPDVVQALNLISTNNKNITATMVDSAVFFEEAKEKDIQAVPVVFINGEQKSVGAKTIEELITLVTNA, encoded by the coding sequence ATGGCTTTATTAGATAACAATATTGTAGAACAGTTAAAAGGTTATTTTGATAAAATTAATGGAAACATTGAATTAGTTGCATTTTTGAATAATAGCGAAAAATCAGCTGAATTAGATAGCTTTTTACAAGAAGTTGATGCAATTTCTGGAAAAGTGAACTATGTAAAAAAATCATTTGACAATGATAAGGCTGATTTGGAAAAAGCAAATCTTACTCGTCCAACATCTTTTACAATTTTAAAAGATGGAGAAAATACTGGAATTAATTTTTCAGGTATTCCTGGAGGACATGAATTTAACAGCTTTATTCTAGCAGTTTTAGGACTTGCGGGACTTGGAAAAAAACTGGAAGGGGAACAGCTTTCAAAAGTTGAATCAGTTAATAAGCCTGTAAATATCGAAACGTTTGTTTCGTTATCTTGCACACATTGTCCAGACGTAGTTCAAGCCTTAAATCTAATTTCAACAAATAATAAAAACATCACAGCAACAATGGTAGACAGTGCAGTATTTTTTGAAGAAGCAAAAGAAAAAGATATTCAGGCAGTACCAGTTGTATTTATAAATGGAGAGCAAAAATCAGTTGGTGCAAAAACTATTGAAGAATTAATAACGCTTGTTACCAACGCATAA
- the ahpC gene encoding alkyl hydroperoxide reductase subunit C: MSLIGKKIENFTAQAYQNKEFREVNFEKDMLGKWNIFVFYPADFTFVCPTELEDLEDHREELEKLGFNVYSVSTDTHFTHKAWHDHSEAIGKVKYTMIGDPTKAISREFEVLNEESGLAYRGTFVVNPEGKIVAYEVNDEGIGRDASELVRRAKAAKFVADNPGLVCPAKWKEGEATLKPGLDLVGKI; this comes from the coding sequence ATGTCTTTAATAGGAAAAAAAATTGAAAATTTTACAGCTCAGGCTTATCAAAACAAAGAATTCAGAGAAGTGAACTTTGAAAAGGATATGTTAGGGAAATGGAATATTTTCGTATTTTATCCAGCTGATTTTACATTTGTGTGCCCAACTGAATTGGAAGATCTGGAAGATCACAGGGAAGAATTGGAAAAATTAGGATTTAACGTTTATTCAGTAAGTACAGATACTCATTTTACCCACAAAGCGTGGCACGATCACTCAGAAGCAATCGGAAAAGTTAAATACACAATGATTGGAGATCCAACAAAAGCTATTTCAAGAGAATTTGAAGTATTGAATGAAGAAAGCGGGCTAGCTTACAGAGGGACTTTCGTTGTAAATCCTGAAGGAAAAATTGTTGCTTACGAAGTAAATGACGAAGGAATCGGAAGAGATGCATCAGAATTAGTAAGAAGAGCAAAAGCTGCAAAATTCGTAGCTGACAATCCAGGATTAGTTTGTCCGGCAAAATGGAAAGAAGGAGAAGCTACTTTAAAACCAGGATTAGATTTAGTAGGTAAAATCTAA
- a CDS encoding response regulator transcription factor, with amino-acid sequence MYKVLIADDNKQIASILAEYCKKNKFIVNTVFNGEDALKEIKENEFDIVLLDVMMPKKDGFDVCREVRTFSNVPIIMITARGEDYEKIMGLEIGADDYIVKPFSPGEIIARINAILRRITPKNDESAKTFTFDNLEIDLNNFTVKINDEIISLTKKEIEILWTLATNQNKVFTRENLLDLIWGFDYFGESRTVDTHIKRLRAKLDNYKHENWNIKTIWGVGYKFDILEK; translated from the coding sequence ATGTATAAAGTATTAATTGCTGACGATAATAAGCAAATTGCGTCAATACTGGCGGAATATTGCAAGAAAAATAAATTTATTGTGAATACTGTTTTTAATGGGGAAGATGCTTTGAAGGAAATTAAGGAAAATGAGTTTGATATAGTGCTGCTGGATGTAATGATGCCAAAAAAGGACGGTTTTGATGTATGCAGGGAAGTGCGTACTTTTTCAAATGTTCCGATTATAATGATTACGGCACGGGGAGAGGACTATGAGAAAATAATGGGGCTGGAAATAGGGGCAGATGACTACATTGTGAAGCCGTTTTCACCAGGAGAGATTATAGCTAGAATAAATGCAATTTTACGTAGAATAACACCTAAAAATGATGAAAGTGCAAAAACTTTCACATTTGACAATCTTGAGATCGATTTAAATAATTTTACGGTAAAGATAAATGATGAAATAATTTCGTTAACTAAGAAAGAAATAGAGATTTTATGGACTCTTGCAACAAATCAGAACAAAGTTTTTACAAGAGAAAATTTGCTGGATTTAATTTGGGGATTTGACTATTTTGGAGAAAGCCGTACTGTTGATACACATATAAAAAGGCTTCGTGCAAAACTGGACAATTATAAGCACGAGAACTGGAATATTAAGACAATTTGGGGAGTTGGCTACAAATTTGATATTTTGGAAAAATAA
- a CDS encoding YoaK family protein produces the protein MSKKIRKILFNGEEYPPETFRLGMMLCMVGGFMDAYTFITRGKVLANAQTGNIVYLAINLGKGELGKSFYYFMPILFFALGILFTELIKTRFEKHKIFRWQQIVIIYQIIIMFFISFVPSGNWNIVVNIIMSFIAAIQYQCFRKIRGLAGATTMCTGNLRSGMDNLVKYIKTEDKSHLESFWIYLGLDGFFLIGSLLCVILVNIFGITSLLVCCILLVFVFAIMFKETI, from the coding sequence ATGAGTAAAAAAATTAGAAAAATTCTGTTTAATGGAGAGGAGTATCCGCCAGAAACATTTCGGTTGGGAATGATGCTGTGCATGGTTGGAGGATTTATGGACGCATACACATTTATTACCCGTGGAAAAGTCCTTGCTAATGCACAGACTGGGAACATTGTTTATTTAGCGATAAATTTAGGAAAAGGGGAGCTTGGAAAATCCTTCTATTATTTTATGCCAATTTTATTTTTTGCGTTGGGAATACTGTTTACTGAACTTATCAAAACAAGATTTGAAAAGCATAAAATTTTTAGATGGCAGCAAATTGTAATAATTTATCAAATCATAATAATGTTTTTTATTTCTTTTGTTCCAAGCGGAAACTGGAACATCGTTGTAAATATAATTATGTCCTTTATTGCTGCAATTCAATATCAGTGCTTTAGAAAAATTAGAGGATTAGCAGGAGCGACAACAATGTGTACAGGAAATTTGCGAAGCGGAATGGATAATTTAGTTAAATATATCAAAACTGAGGACAAATCACATTTAGAAAGTTTCTGGATATATTTAGGATTAGACGGCTTCTTCCTTATCGGATCATTACTTTGCGTAATTTTAGTAAATATATTTGGAATAACCTCTCTGCTAGTTTGCTGTATTTTATTAGTTTTTGTATTTGCGATAATGTTTAAGGAAACTATTTAG
- a CDS encoding class I SAM-dependent methyltransferase, with protein sequence MDKNKLKEEWLKEEKMAHIHGWDFSHIYGRYSEEENLPWDFRTIINKYLKDNMKLLDMETGGGEFLLSLNHPKHNTSAIEGYQPNVELCKKVLLPLGIDFKEADGDEKLPFENEYFDIITNRHGAYNVTELKRVLKKDGIFITQQVGAENDRELVEILLPKYKDLPYAEHYLNIKQQEISEQGFEILESGETFQPIKFFDTGALVWFAKIIEWEFPNFSVESHLDNLYKVQEIIESNGAVEGRIHRFYIVGKKI encoded by the coding sequence ATGGATAAAAATAAATTAAAAGAAGAGTGGCTGAAAGAAGAAAAAATGGCACATATACACGGCTGGGATTTTTCTCATATTTATGGACGTTATTCAGAAGAGGAAAATTTACCTTGGGATTTTAGAACAATCATAAATAAGTATTTGAAAGATAATATGAAATTGCTGGATATGGAAACAGGCGGTGGAGAGTTTTTGCTTTCATTAAATCATCCAAAACATAACACATCAGCAATTGAAGGTTATCAGCCAAATGTTGAACTGTGTAAAAAAGTATTGCTTCCATTGGGAATAGATTTTAAAGAAGCGGATGGAGATGAAAAACTCCCTTTTGAAAATGAATATTTTGACATAATTACCAATCGGCATGGGGCTTATAATGTTACAGAATTAAAAAGAGTCTTGAAAAAAGATGGAATTTTTATTACACAGCAGGTAGGGGCAGAAAATGATAGGGAACTTGTTGAAATATTACTACCTAAATATAAAGATTTACCGTACGCTGAGCATTATCTCAATATTAAACAGCAGGAAATTTCTGAACAAGGATTTGAAATATTAGAAAGTGGGGAAACATTTCAACCAATAAAGTTTTTTGATACAGGAGCTCTTGTATGGTTTGCGAAAATTATCGAATGGGAATTTCCAAATTTTTCAGTCGAAAGTCATCTTGACAATTTGTATAAAGTACAGGAAATAATTGAGTCAAATGGAGCAGTGGAAGGAAGGATTCATAGATTTTATATTGTGGGTAAGAAGATTTGA
- a CDS encoding Fic family protein yields the protein MNNYNPPFQITEKMTVLIGEISEEIGRMSIFQEKISNPHLRRENRIKTIHSSLAIEHNSLSLEQVTAILDGKRVLGNPNEIKEVKNAYEAYELLTKLNPFSVKDLLNAHRLMMNGLVKENGKFRSQGVGIFAGRKVVHIAPPADLVPKHISSLISWYKTSSVHPLIKGAVFHYEFEFIHPFSDGNGRIGRMWHTLLLGKWKKIFFWLPIEELIKKEQKEYYDTLAIADKEGESTIFVEFMLKIINDSLKEIKTSERITDQDNDQVTVQDSDQDKNPVEKLLSVLGDNVLSATEIMKKLNLVHKPTFRKNYLNPALEAKLIERTIPDKPNSKNQKYRKSEKIIKR from the coding sequence TTGAATAATTACAATCCGCCTTTTCAAATAACTGAAAAAATGACAGTATTAATAGGTGAAATAAGTGAAGAAATAGGGAGAATGTCTATTTTTCAGGAAAAAATTTCAAATCCACATTTAAGGAGAGAAAACAGAATAAAAACAATTCATTCTTCACTTGCTATTGAACATAATTCTCTCTCGCTGGAACAAGTTACAGCCATATTAGACGGAAAAAGAGTTTTAGGAAATCCTAATGAAATAAAAGAAGTAAAGAATGCTTATGAAGCGTATGAACTATTAACTAAGTTAAATCCATTTTCAGTAAAGGATTTATTGAATGCTCACAGATTGATGATGAATGGGCTGGTTAAGGAAAACGGTAAATTTCGTTCTCAAGGGGTTGGTATTTTTGCTGGAAGAAAAGTAGTACATATTGCTCCGCCAGCAGATTTAGTGCCTAAGCATATAAGCAGTTTAATTTCATGGTACAAGACTTCTTCTGTACATCCATTGATTAAAGGTGCTGTTTTTCATTATGAATTTGAATTTATCCATCCATTTTCAGATGGAAATGGTCGTATTGGAAGAATGTGGCATACTTTACTGCTTGGGAAATGGAAAAAAATATTTTTTTGGCTTCCAATAGAGGAATTGATAAAAAAAGAACAGAAAGAATATTATGATACTCTTGCAATAGCTGATAAAGAAGGTGAGAGTACAATATTTGTAGAGTTCATGCTTAAAATTATAAACGATAGTTTAAAAGAAATTAAAACTTCTGAAAGAATAACCGACCAAGATAACGACCAAGTAACCGTACAAGATAGTGACCAGGATAAAAATCCAGTTGAAAAATTACTTAGTGTCCTTGGAGATAATGTTTTATCAGCAACAGAAATTATGAAAAAATTAAATTTAGTACATAAACCTACTTTTAGAAAAAATTATTTAAATCCTGCCTTAGAGGCAAAATTGATTGAAAGGACAATTCCCGACAAACCTAACAGTAAAAATCAGAAATACAGGAAATCAGAAAAAATTATTAAAAGATAA